A window from Pseudomonas alloputida encodes these proteins:
- a CDS encoding FAD-dependent oxidoreductase, with translation MNTVNNVLIVGGGIGGLCAAIALRRKGIAVDLVELKTEWTVYGVGIIQQSNVVREMHRLGLLEAYLDAAYAFEDVAIYTTEGQQLARIPGQRLAGPQYPANVGISRRALHKVLSETAIELGTQVRLGTSVESFEQDDSAVDVLFTDGSQGRYGLMVGADGLFSKVRSVLFGDRYQPRFTGQSVWRYNFPRAAGIDHLANYQGPSGNAGLVPLADDLMYLFTTSHEPGNLWMEPAALADGLRQRLAGFGGLIGELREQIVDNAGVVYKPLEAVFVDEPWYCGRVLLIGDAAHATTPHLGQGAGMAIEDAVVLAEELTAGGSLDAQLQRFMGRRFERCKFISEMSLLAGVKEIQRDPSFDRIGLVKRMLEVTAQPI, from the coding sequence ATGAATACTGTGAACAACGTGTTGATCGTGGGCGGCGGAATTGGCGGGCTGTGTGCCGCCATCGCCTTGCGCCGCAAGGGCATCGCCGTCGATCTGGTCGAGCTGAAAACCGAGTGGACCGTCTACGGTGTCGGCATCATTCAACAGAGCAATGTGGTGCGCGAGATGCACCGGCTGGGCCTGCTCGAAGCCTACCTTGATGCCGCCTACGCCTTCGAGGACGTGGCCATCTATACCACCGAAGGGCAGCAACTGGCGCGCATCCCAGGCCAGCGCCTGGCCGGTCCGCAGTATCCGGCCAATGTGGGTATCTCGCGCCGCGCCCTGCACAAGGTGTTGAGCGAAACTGCCATCGAACTGGGCACCCAGGTGCGCCTGGGCACCTCGGTGGAAAGCTTCGAGCAAGACGACAGCGCAGTGGACGTGCTGTTCACCGATGGCAGCCAGGGGCGCTACGGTCTGATGGTCGGCGCCGACGGGTTGTTCTCGAAAGTGCGCAGCGTGCTGTTCGGTGATCGTTATCAGCCGCGTTTCACCGGGCAGTCGGTGTGGCGCTACAACTTCCCGCGTGCTGCAGGTATCGACCACCTTGCCAACTACCAAGGTCCCTCTGGCAACGCGGGGCTGGTTCCGCTGGCCGATGACCTGATGTACCTCTTCACCACCTCCCACGAGCCGGGCAACCTCTGGATGGAACCGGCCGCTTTGGCTGATGGCCTCCGCCAGCGGCTTGCCGGCTTCGGCGGGCTGATCGGCGAATTGCGCGAGCAGATCGTCGACAACGCCGGGGTCGTTTACAAGCCGCTTGAAGCGGTGTTTGTCGACGAACCCTGGTACTGCGGTCGAGTGCTGCTGATCGGGGATGCCGCCCATGCCACCACGCCACACCTGGGGCAGGGGGCAGGCATGGCCATTGAGGACGCCGTGGTGCTCGCCGAGGAGCTCACCGCGGGTGGCAGCCTCGACGCGCAATTGCAGCGTTTCATGGGCCGGCGTTTCGAGCGCTGCAAGTTCATCAGCGAAATGTCCCTGCTGGCAGGTGTGAAGGAAATCCAGCGCGATCCTTCCTTCGACCGCATCGGCCTGGTCAAGCGCATGCTGGAGGTCACCGCGCAGCCGATCTGA
- a CDS encoding fumarylacetoacetate hydrolase family protein yields the protein MKLATFDDGSRDGRLLVVARDLGHAVDASDIATSLQVALENWPQVEARLQALYQQLNDDAVAGAFALDLARLAAPLPRASQWLDGSCFLSHGALMQKAFNLDPIEGVEHTPLIYQGASDDFLGPLADIPLPSEAHGIDFEGEFAVLLDDVPMGCPAEQALQHVRLILQLNDVSLRALAPREMKTGFGFLQAKPASSFAPVAVTPDELGEAWRDGRVHLPLHVHWNGEWFGHPHGGAMHFGFHQLIAHAALTRRLSAGTLLGSGTVSNAERSVGSACIAERRAIETIACGAPRTAFMRFGDRVRMEARGPEGEVLFGAIDQRVVRGGWPCE from the coding sequence ATGAAGCTCGCCACGTTCGACGACGGCAGCCGCGATGGTCGCCTGCTGGTGGTGGCCCGTGACCTCGGGCATGCGGTCGATGCCAGCGACATCGCCACCAGCTTGCAGGTCGCGCTGGAAAACTGGCCCCAGGTCGAAGCCCGCTTGCAGGCGCTGTATCAGCAGCTCAACGACGATGCGGTTGCGGGTGCCTTCGCGCTCGACCTCGCTCGACTGGCTGCGCCCCTGCCGCGTGCCAGCCAATGGCTGGATGGCTCGTGCTTCCTCAGCCATGGCGCGTTGATGCAGAAGGCCTTCAACCTGGACCCGATCGAAGGCGTCGAGCACACCCCACTGATTTACCAAGGTGCCAGCGATGACTTTCTCGGGCCACTCGCGGACATACCCTTGCCCAGCGAGGCCCACGGCATCGACTTCGAGGGCGAGTTCGCGGTGTTGCTCGACGACGTACCCATGGGATGCCCGGCGGAGCAGGCCTTGCAGCATGTTCGCCTGATCCTGCAACTCAACGATGTCAGCCTGCGGGCCCTGGCACCGCGGGAAATGAAGACCGGCTTCGGCTTTCTCCAGGCCAAGCCCGCCAGCAGTTTCGCGCCCGTTGCGGTCACCCCGGACGAACTCGGCGAGGCCTGGCGCGACGGCCGGGTGCACTTGCCGCTGCACGTGCACTGGAACGGCGAGTGGTTCGGCCATCCCCATGGCGGCGCCATGCACTTCGGTTTCCACCAGTTGATTGCCCATGCGGCGCTGACGCGACGCTTGAGTGCGGGCACGCTACTGGGCTCCGGCACCGTGTCCAACGCCGAGCGCAGCGTGGGCTCGGCGTGCATCGCCGAGCGCCGCGCCATCGAAACCATCGCCTGCGGTGCGCCACGCACGGCCTTCATGCGCTTTGGCGACCGGGTGCGCATGGAGGCTCGCGGGCCCGAGGGCGAGGTGCTGTTTGGGGCCATTGACCAGCGCGTCGTGCGGGGAGGCTGGCCATGCGAGTGA
- a CDS encoding NAD-dependent epimerase/dehydratase family protein, with product MRVMVTGANGFVGRQLVQRLLDLGELRGRRIEALLVLDQALDGLPEDARLRRHHGSVTDAALLRRVLADGVDVVFHLVSVPGGAAETQYERGYQVNLQASLELLDQLRNPLCPPVLVYASSVAVYGGKLPTRMDEGQPASPQLSYAAHKRMVEIALQDLARRGEVDGRALRLPGIVARPREPNGLRSAFMSDLLHAYVAGEAYTCPVSPEASAWWMSARCCVDNLLHAAELEAPGSQRVWQLPVLHLTIAQVLTGLAAVAGEANRERIAFAPDPQLESLFGRYPPLRTSFARELGFCHDGSVAGLLRNALDLPPRHTRRAAIRKGILV from the coding sequence ATGCGAGTGATGGTCACCGGGGCAAATGGCTTCGTCGGGCGCCAGTTGGTGCAGCGCCTGCTGGACCTGGGCGAGCTGCGCGGGCGGCGAATCGAGGCATTGCTGGTGCTGGATCAGGCACTGGATGGCCTGCCCGAAGACGCGCGCCTGCGTCGTCATCACGGTAGCGTCACCGACGCGGCCTTGCTGCGTCGAGTGCTAGCTGACGGTGTCGATGTGGTCTTCCATCTCGTCAGCGTGCCTGGCGGCGCTGCCGAGACGCAGTACGAACGGGGTTACCAGGTAAACCTGCAAGCAAGCCTGGAGCTGCTCGACCAACTGCGTAATCCCCTCTGTCCACCGGTGCTGGTGTACGCCAGCAGCGTCGCGGTGTACGGCGGCAAGTTGCCGACGCGCATGGACGAAGGCCAGCCAGCGTCGCCGCAGCTGTCCTATGCGGCGCACAAACGCATGGTGGAGATCGCGTTGCAGGATCTTGCCCGCCGTGGCGAGGTTGACGGCCGCGCCTTGCGTTTGCCCGGTATCGTTGCTCGCCCGCGCGAGCCGAATGGTCTGCGCTCGGCGTTCATGAGCGACCTGTTGCACGCCTATGTGGCCGGGGAGGCCTACACCTGCCCGGTGTCACCCGAAGCGAGCGCCTGGTGGATGTCGGCCCGTTGTTGCGTGGACAACCTGCTGCACGCCGCCGAGCTGGAAGCGCCGGGCAGCCAGCGGGTTTGGCAACTGCCTGTGTTGCATTTGACCATCGCCCAGGTGCTGACCGGGCTGGCGGCTGTTGCTGGCGAGGCCAACCGTGAGCGCATCGCCTTCGCCCCCGATCCCCAGCTCGAAAGCCTGTTTGGCCGCTACCCACCGTTGCGTACCTCGTTCGCCCGCGAACTGGGCTTCTGCCACGACGGTTCAGTGGCCGGCCTGCTGCGTAATGCCCTCGACTTGCCGCCGCGCCACACCCGTCGCGCGGCCATCCGCAAAGGAATCCTCGTATGA
- a CDS encoding cyclase family protein: MSLNTRRLLDLSVTLDNNPYTDPPPLLPKIDYMDHQQGWPEMAAMFPGLRKEDLPGDESWAAERLQITTHSGTHMDAPWHYASTTDGGKPAFGIDELPLEWCLQPGVKLDFRHLPDGHVVTAAQVEAELARIGHELQPLDIVLVNTRAGSLFGQPGYLEAGVGMGREATLYLLERGVRVVGTDAWSWDAPFKFTRERFSETGDASIIWEGHKAGRDIGYGQMEKLANLEQLPADGFLVSCFPYKIRHASAGFVRAVAIFD; encoded by the coding sequence ATGAGCTTGAACACACGTCGCTTGCTGGACCTGTCTGTGACCCTGGACAACAACCCTTACACTGATCCGCCACCTTTGCTGCCGAAGATCGATTATATGGATCATCAGCAGGGTTGGCCGGAAATGGCCGCGATGTTTCCCGGGCTGCGCAAGGAGGACCTGCCGGGCGACGAGTCCTGGGCGGCGGAGCGCCTGCAGATCACCACTCACAGCGGTACTCACATGGACGCGCCCTGGCACTACGCATCCACCACCGACGGTGGCAAGCCGGCCTTCGGCATCGACGAGCTGCCGCTGGAGTGGTGCCTGCAGCCGGGGGTGAAGTTGGATTTTCGTCATTTGCCGGATGGCCACGTGGTCACTGCGGCGCAGGTCGAGGCCGAGCTTGCGCGTATTGGGCATGAGTTGCAGCCGCTGGACATCGTGCTTGTGAACACCCGCGCGGGCAGCTTGTTCGGCCAGCCTGGCTATCTCGAAGCCGGAGTGGGGATGGGCCGCGAGGCGACCTTGTACCTGCTGGAGCGAGGGGTGAGGGTGGTCGGTACCGATGCCTGGAGTTGGGATGCGCCATTCAAGTTCACCCGCGAACGCTTCAGTGAAACGGGCGACGCCTCGATCATTTGGGAGGGCCATAAGGCCGGGCGTGATATCGGCTATGGGCAGATGGAGAAGCTGGCCAATCTGGAGCAGCTACCGGCGGATGGGTTTCTGGTAAGTTGCTTCCCTTACAAGATCCGGCATGCCTCAGCCGGCTTCGTCCGGGCGGTAGCGATCTTCGATTAG
- a CDS encoding efflux RND transporter permease subunit translates to MHVMNSSAPSTGPLDDFDSASGSLLERALFNHRVLVLLLCLAATLLLGWQASRLTLNASFEKMIPRDHPFIHNYLEHRQELAGLGNAVRIAVANPRGSIYDKDYLHSLQQLNDAVYLLPGVDRAAMKSLWTPSTRWTGVTEEGLEGGPVVPDGYDGAAASLEALKRNVERSNEIGQLVAFDQRSSIVYVPLLEKTPDGQALDYTAFAHELETLRERFQAQGVEIHITGFAKVVGDLMDGLRQILLFFAAAIAITAAVLYWYTRCVRSTALVVVCSLVAVIWQLGLLPLLGYALDPYSVLVPFLVFAIGMSHGAQKMNGIMQDIGRGMHRLVAARFTFRRLFLAGLTALLCDAVGFAVLMIIQIQVIQDLAVIASLGVAVLIFTNLILLPVLLSYVGVSARAARRSLRAEEAEASGAGKHAVWRFLDLFTRRRWAAACIAVAALMAAGGYAVSLHLKVGDLDAGAPELRADSRYNRDNAFVTRHYGASSDVFAVMVRTAPGGCSAYGTLKHVDDLDWQLRGLQGVDSTNSLALLNRRVLVGLSEGSPKWYDLVNNQATLNMVTAGAPRGLYNDDCSLLTLYAYLTDHKADTLARVVDSVQAFAQANDSEQASFLMAAGSAGIEAATNQVVKQANRDMLWWVYGAVIVLCLVTFRSWRAVLCAVLPLVLTSILCEALMVALGIGVKVATLPVIALGVGIGVDYALYVMSIVLAQLRQGASLSQAYYRALLFTGKVVMLTGITLAIGVGTWIFSPIKFQADMGVLLAFMFVWNMVGALILLPALAYFLLPHRKACTEQLALPAHEHTRRERSSGMLEQGASFRPLEEVSHGR, encoded by the coding sequence ATGCACGTCATGAATTCATCTGCGCCTTCCACCGGCCCGCTCGACGACTTCGACAGCGCGTCCGGCTCGCTGCTGGAACGTGCGCTCTTCAACCACCGTGTGCTGGTGTTGCTGCTGTGCCTGGCGGCGACCTTGCTGCTCGGCTGGCAGGCCTCGCGCCTGACCCTCAATGCCAGCTTCGAGAAGATGATCCCGCGCGATCATCCGTTCATCCACAACTACCTGGAGCACCGCCAGGAACTCGCCGGCCTGGGCAACGCGGTGCGCATCGCCGTGGCCAATCCGCGCGGTAGCATCTACGACAAGGACTACCTGCACAGCCTGCAGCAGCTCAACGACGCGGTATACCTGCTGCCTGGCGTCGACCGTGCGGCGATGAAGTCGCTGTGGACGCCGTCCACCCGCTGGACCGGAGTCACCGAGGAGGGCCTGGAAGGTGGCCCGGTGGTGCCCGACGGCTACGATGGCGCTGCCGCTAGCCTGGAAGCGCTCAAGCGCAACGTGGAACGCTCCAACGAGATTGGTCAACTGGTGGCCTTCGACCAGCGTTCGAGCATTGTCTACGTGCCGCTGCTGGAGAAGACCCCGGACGGCCAGGCCCTGGACTACACGGCCTTCGCCCATGAGCTGGAAACCCTGCGCGAGCGCTTCCAGGCGCAGGGGGTGGAGATCCACATCACCGGTTTCGCCAAGGTCGTCGGCGACCTCATGGACGGCCTGCGGCAGATCCTGCTGTTCTTTGCCGCCGCCATTGCCATCACCGCCGCCGTGCTGTACTGGTACACCCGCTGTGTGCGCAGCACCGCGCTGGTGGTGGTGTGTTCGCTGGTGGCAGTGATCTGGCAGCTCGGCCTGCTGCCGCTGCTGGGTTACGCGCTCGACCCGTATTCGGTGCTGGTACCGTTCCTGGTGTTCGCCATTGGCATGAGCCATGGCGCCCAGAAGATGAACGGCATCATGCAGGACATCGGCCGCGGTATGCATCGCCTTGTGGCAGCGCGGTTCACCTTCCGCCGGTTATTTCTGGCCGGGCTCACCGCGCTGCTCTGTGATGCGGTCGGTTTTGCCGTGCTCATGATCATTCAGATACAGGTGATCCAGGACCTGGCCGTTATCGCCAGCCTGGGCGTGGCGGTGCTGATCTTCACCAACCTGATTCTGCTGCCGGTGCTGCTCTCCTACGTGGGCGTCAGTGCCCGTGCGGCGCGGCGCAGCCTGCGCGCCGAAGAGGCCGAGGCCAGCGGGGCGGGCAAGCATGCGGTGTGGCGCTTCCTCGACCTGTTCACCCGCCGACGCTGGGCGGCGGCGTGCATCGCCGTCGCTGCGCTGATGGCTGCCGGGGGCTACGCCGTGAGCCTGCACCTGAAGGTCGGCGACCTCGACGCCGGCGCTCCCGAGCTGCGCGCCGATTCGCGCTACAACCGCGACAATGCCTTCGTCACCCGGCACTACGGCGCCAGCAGCGATGTGTTCGCGGTGATGGTGCGCACCGCCCCCGGTGGCTGTTCGGCCTACGGCACCTTGAAACACGTGGATGACCTGGACTGGCAACTGCGTGGCCTGCAGGGCGTGGACTCGACAAACTCGTTGGCGCTGCTCAACCGCCGGGTGCTGGTCGGCCTCTCCGAAGGCAGCCCGAAGTGGTATGACCTGGTCAACAACCAGGCGACCCTGAACATGGTCACCGCCGGTGCCCCGCGCGGGCTGTACAACGACGACTGCAGCCTGCTGACGCTCTATGCCTACCTGACCGATCACAAGGCCGACACCCTGGCGCGGGTGGTCGACAGCGTCCAGGCATTTGCCCAGGCCAACGACAGCGAGCAGGCCAGCTTCCTCATGGCTGCCGGCAGTGCAGGCATCGAGGCTGCCACCAACCAGGTGGTCAAGCAGGCCAACCGCGACATGCTCTGGTGGGTCTACGGCGCGGTGATCGTGCTCTGCCTGGTGACCTTCCGCTCCTGGCGCGCGGTGCTCTGCGCGGTGCTGCCGCTGGTACTCACCTCGATCCTCTGCGAAGCGCTGATGGTGGCGCTGGGTATTGGCGTGAAGGTGGCGACCCTGCCGGTGATCGCCCTTGGGGTCGGCATCGGCGTGGACTACGCGCTGTATGTGATGAGCATCGTGCTGGCCCAGCTGCGCCAAGGCGCGAGCCTGTCCCAGGCGTATTACCGCGCGCTGCTGTTCACCGGCAAGGTGGTCATGCTCACCGGTATCACCCTGGCCATCGGCGTTGGTACCTGGATCTTCTCGCCGATCAAGTTCCAGGCCGACATGGGCGTGCTGCTGGCATTCATGTTCGTCTGGAACATGGTCGGCGCATTGATCCTGCTGCCGGCGTTGGCCTACTTCCTGTTACCGCACCGCAAGGCCTGCACCGAGCAGCTGGCATTGCCGGCGCATGAACACACAAGGCGCGAGCGCAGCAGCGGGATGCTGGAGCAGGGCGCCAGTTTTCGCCCGCTGGAGGAGGTGAGCCATGGTCGCTGA
- a CDS encoding WD40/YVTN/BNR-like repeat-containing protein, with protein sequence MNKMLYGWLLAACCGLPPAFAGDSVDVLAQPALHGPQALRAVLQDVARADARLVAVGERGVVLLSDDNGATWRQATAVPVGVSLTAVQFIDARNGWAVGHAGVVLHSQDGGEHWSVQLDGKRAAALEVQAAEAAADERRLAAAQRLLADGADKPLLALNFTDARNGLVVGAYGVAMRTDDGGRSWQSEIGRLPNGRGLHLYALARQGNQVYIAGEQGLLLRSRDGGEHYEALHGPYDGSYFAATVLPDGRLLLGGLRGSLFASDDGGDSFQALANPTPASINGLRVAGGQLLLANQAGMLLRSGLGAFAAQPVAVSDGLPLTAATTAADGSIVAVGMAGARRLEPSSLSTTTD encoded by the coding sequence ATGAACAAGATGCTCTACGGCTGGCTGCTGGCAGCCTGTTGCGGGCTGCCGCCGGCGTTCGCCGGTGACAGCGTGGATGTGCTCGCGCAGCCCGCGCTGCACGGCCCCCAGGCTCTGCGTGCGGTGTTGCAGGATGTGGCCCGGGCCGATGCACGCCTGGTCGCGGTGGGTGAACGTGGCGTGGTACTGCTGTCCGATGACAATGGTGCCACCTGGCGCCAGGCCACTGCCGTGCCGGTGGGTGTCAGCCTGACCGCCGTGCAGTTCATCGACGCCCGCAACGGCTGGGCGGTCGGCCATGCCGGCGTGGTCTTGCACAGCCAGGACGGTGGTGAGCACTGGAGCGTGCAGCTCGACGGCAAGCGCGCCGCCGCCCTGGAGGTGCAGGCAGCCGAGGCTGCCGCAGACGAGCGTCGCCTGGCGGCGGCGCAACGGCTGCTGGCCGACGGCGCGGACAAGCCGTTGTTGGCCCTGAATTTCACCGATGCCCGCAACGGCCTGGTCGTCGGTGCCTACGGGGTGGCCATGCGCACCGACGACGGCGGGCGCAGCTGGCAGTCGGAGATCGGCCGACTGCCGAACGGGCGTGGACTGCACCTGTATGCCCTGGCGCGCCAAGGCAACCAGGTGTACATCGCCGGCGAGCAGGGCCTGCTGCTTCGCTCGCGTGATGGCGGTGAGCATTACGAGGCGCTGCACGGGCCCTACGATGGCAGCTACTTCGCCGCCACCGTGTTGCCCGATGGCCGTCTGCTGCTCGGCGGCCTGCGCGGTTCGCTGTTCGCCTCTGACGACGGTGGCGACAGTTTCCAGGCGCTAGCCAACCCGACTCCGGCATCGATCAACGGCCTGCGTGTCGCCGGTGGCCAGTTGTTGCTCGCCAACCAGGCAGGGATGCTCCTGCGCAGCGGCCTCGGCGCCTTTGCCGCCCAGCCCGTGGCGGTCTCCGATGGCCTGCCACTGACCGCCGCTACCACCGCCGCCGATGGCTCCATCGTCGCCGTCGGCATGGCCGGTGCGCGCCGCCTGGAACCTTCCTCTCTTTCCACCACGACGGACTGA
- a CDS encoding MFS transporter, translating to MVAERTAGSAQAALLLFGSCLPVLGAVLIAPVLPRMHAYFAETPGVAVLVPVALTLPALVIALLAPLAGVLADRVGRRALLLASMLLYSLCGLLPLWLDSLVLIVASRAGIGLAEAGIMTCCTTLMGDYFDGQRRARLFALQMVVTSLAAALFMGVGGALGESDWRTPFTLYAVGALCLPLMALLLWEPRACQAASEASVDSRFPWAALTPLYLLTVLAGVSLFIVPVQAGYVLQLLHIDAPRQVGLAMGANQLGVLAGALAFRLLARLPAGRLLAMGFATAGLGGGLMALASSHAPVVLAVLINGLGVGLLLPTLITLVMQQVGFDQRGRATGGFTSAIFAGEFVSPLIVLALTAGVATHLPHALLLVAIGQLLLAPVCLSLMRHRRAVTVAGAR from the coding sequence ATGGTCGCTGAACGCACCGCCGGAAGCGCCCAGGCTGCCTTGCTGCTGTTCGGCAGTTGCCTGCCCGTCCTGGGGGCGGTGCTCATCGCACCGGTGCTACCCCGCATGCACGCGTATTTTGCCGAGACGCCGGGCGTGGCCGTGCTGGTGCCGGTGGCCCTGACGTTGCCGGCACTGGTCATCGCCTTGTTGGCGCCGCTGGCCGGGGTGTTGGCAGACCGAGTGGGGCGGCGAGCACTGCTGCTGGCGAGCATGTTGCTCTACAGCCTGTGCGGTTTGTTGCCGTTGTGGCTGGACTCGCTGGTGCTGATTGTCGCCAGCCGCGCCGGCATCGGCTTGGCCGAAGCCGGCATCATGACCTGTTGCACCACGCTGATGGGTGACTACTTCGACGGCCAGCGCCGGGCGCGGTTGTTCGCTTTGCAGATGGTGGTCACCTCATTGGCGGCGGCGTTGTTCATGGGCGTGGGCGGTGCGCTGGGGGAAAGCGACTGGCGGACACCGTTCACCCTCTATGCGGTGGGTGCGCTGTGCCTGCCCTTGATGGCCCTGCTGTTGTGGGAGCCGCGTGCCTGCCAGGCCGCCAGCGAAGCCTCCGTCGATTCGCGTTTTCCATGGGCGGCCCTGACGCCGTTATACCTGCTCACCGTGCTGGCTGGCGTCAGCCTGTTCATCGTCCCGGTACAGGCCGGTTACGTGCTGCAGTTACTGCACATAGATGCGCCCCGTCAGGTCGGCCTGGCCATGGGCGCCAACCAGCTCGGCGTGTTGGCCGGTGCACTGGCTTTTCGCTTACTGGCGCGCTTGCCGGCTGGGCGGTTGCTGGCCATGGGCTTTGCCACGGCGGGGCTCGGTGGCGGCCTGATGGCGCTGGCGAGCAGCCACGCGCCAGTGGTGCTGGCGGTGCTGATCAACGGCCTGGGTGTTGGCCTGTTGCTGCCGACGCTGATCACCCTGGTGATGCAGCAGGTTGGCTTCGATCAGCGCGGCCGTGCCACGGGTGGGTTCACTTCGGCGATTTTCGCGGGTGAGTTCGTCAGTCCATTGATCGTCCTGGCATTGACCGCTGGTGTGGCTACGCACCTGCCGCATGCACTGCTGCTGGTCGCCATCGGACAACTGCTGCTGGCGCCTGTGTGCCTGTCCTTGATGCGCCACCGGCGTGCGGTGACGGTGGCAGGTGCACGATGA
- a CDS encoding DUF1329 domain-containing protein, with the protein MKHNNKVVSLLTALSASLLLAHGAVAAVPAEQAAMLKTSLTPLGGERAGNADGSIPAWTGGYIQADPAYKEGGKRGDPFASDKRLLSITAQNMAQYADKLTPGIQAMLKKYPDSYRLDVFPTHRSAAAPQSVYDATLANATSGKLVDGPAGPMPEGASGGIPFPIPANGVEAMWNHLLRWRGASWHASFNQYLTTADGKHVLTNDSRADLQMPWYLPGGSGDKGVFWSIRMTNDGPPLRAGEAITGLENLNADKAAVWTYLPGQRRVRRLPNACCDTPTPATAGVMSFDELYVFNGRLDRFEWKLVGKKEMYIPYNANKVFTASNAEALLAPHHLNPDAIRWELHRVWVVEATLKNGQRHVMPRSTYYLDEDTWAAVLGERYDARNQLAKVVWTSPVVLPDLPGVVTLTNGFYDLLSGAWFAGDLFAGKNEQYRIVPPYKDSVFTADAMAGEGVR; encoded by the coding sequence ATGAAACACAATAATAAAGTCGTTTCCCTGCTCACTGCCCTGAGTGCCTCGCTGCTATTGGCCCACGGCGCCGTTGCCGCAGTGCCCGCCGAGCAGGCGGCCATGCTCAAGACCAGCCTGACCCCGCTCGGTGGCGAGCGGGCCGGCAATGCGGATGGCAGCATTCCTGCCTGGACCGGTGGCTACATCCAGGCCGACCCGGCCTACAAGGAAGGCGGCAAGCGTGGCGATCCGTTCGCCAGTGACAAGCGGCTGTTGAGCATCACCGCGCAGAACATGGCGCAGTATGCCGACAAGCTGACGCCGGGCATCCAGGCCATGTTGAAGAAGTACCCGGACAGCTATCGTCTCGACGTCTTCCCGACGCACCGCAGCGCTGCCGCTCCGCAGTCGGTGTACGACGCCACCCTCGCCAACGCCACCAGCGGCAAGCTGGTGGACGGCCCCGCCGGCCCCATGCCCGAAGGCGCATCCGGCGGCATCCCGTTCCCGATCCCGGCCAATGGCGTGGAAGCCATGTGGAATCACCTGCTGCGTTGGCGGGGTGCGTCCTGGCACGCCAGCTTCAATCAGTACCTGACCACCGCCGACGGCAAGCACGTGCTCACCAATGACTCGCGGGCCGATTTGCAGATGCCCTGGTACCTGCCGGGTGGCAGTGGCGACAAGGGTGTGTTCTGGTCCATCCGCATGACCAACGACGGCCCGCCCCTGCGTGCCGGGGAGGCCATTACCGGCCTTGAGAACCTCAACGCCGACAAAGCTGCTGTCTGGACCTACCTGCCTGGTCAGCGCCGTGTGCGTCGCCTGCCCAACGCCTGCTGCGACACACCGACCCCGGCCACCGCCGGCGTCATGAGCTTCGATGAGCTGTACGTGTTCAACGGTCGCCTCGACCGCTTCGAGTGGAAGCTGGTGGGCAAGAAGGAGATGTACATCCCCTACAACGCCAACAAGGTGTTCACCGCCAGCAACGCCGAGGCGCTGCTGGCCCCCCATCACCTGAACCCCGACGCCATCCGCTGGGAGCTGCACCGTGTGTGGGTGGTGGAGGCGACGCTGAAGAATGGCCAGCGCCATGTGATGCCGCGTAGCACCTACTACCTCGACGAAGACACCTGGGCTGCCGTGCTGGGCGAGCGCTATGACGCCCGCAACCAGTTGGCCAAGGTGGTCTGGACCTCGCCGGTGGTGCTGCCTGACCTGCCGGGCGTGGTGACCTTGACCAACGGCTTCTACGACCTGCTCTCCGGTGCCTGGTTCGCCGGTGACCTGTTCGCAGGCAAGAACGAACAGTACCGCATCGTGCCGCCCTACAAGGACTCGGTGTTCACCGCCGACGCCATGGCCGGCGAGGGCGTGCGCTGA
- a CDS encoding cupin domain-containing protein encodes MQSLPAFKRVVTGHDAEGQAVVASCGPTPNNFPLKAVPGTLFYEVWNSAGSPATLDNGDDPTAQPLQLSPGPLGSVIRVVDIPPDSVQNQVSAEDAAAVFAEIGEASAGTGKADSKHKLMHRTETLDYGIVTEGEVWLVLDDGEVHLKRGDIVVQRGTNHAWSNRSEQMARMVFILLDGRYAETLKELLP; translated from the coding sequence ATGCAATCGCTTCCTGCATTCAAACGTGTAGTCACCGGCCACGATGCCGAGGGCCAGGCGGTCGTCGCCAGTTGCGGCCCGACACCGAACAACTTCCCACTCAAGGCGGTGCCTGGCACCCTGTTCTACGAAGTCTGGAACAGTGCCGGCAGCCCGGCGACCCTGGACAACGGCGATGATCCGACAGCGCAGCCGCTGCAATTGAGCCCTGGCCCGCTGGGCAGCGTGATTCGCGTGGTGGACATACCGCCCGACAGCGTGCAGAACCAGGTCAGTGCCGAAGATGCAGCCGCTGTCTTCGCCGAGATCGGCGAGGCGAGTGCCGGCACGGGCAAAGCCGATTCGAAGCACAAGCTGATGCACCGCACCGAAACCCTGGACTACGGCATCGTTACCGAGGGCGAGGTCTGGCTGGTGCTGGACGATGGCGAAGTCCACCTCAAACGAGGCGACATCGTGGTCCAGCGCGGTACCAACCATGCCTGGAGCAACCGCAGCGAACAGATGGCCCGGATGGTCTTCATCCTGCTGGATGGGCGTTATGCCGAGACACTCAAGGAGCTGCTGCCATGA